One Campylobacter massiliensis DNA window includes the following coding sequences:
- the exbB gene encoding TonB-system energizer ExbB, with translation MEFLKHNVDYVIIGILGLMSFTVVWLTIERLIFYANVKFENYKNQDDFEESVTRNLTTLYIVYSNAPYIGLLGTVAGIMVTFYDMGMSGGIDTKSIMVGLSLALKATALGLIVAIPTLMIYNAFMRKVDVLVNRYKASRENA, from the coding sequence ATGGAATTTCTCAAACACAACGTCGATTACGTTATTATCGGCATTTTAGGGCTTATGAGTTTTACGGTAGTGTGGCTTACGATAGAGCGCTTGATCTTTTACGCAAACGTTAAATTTGAAAACTACAAGAATCAAGACGACTTTGAAGAGAGCGTAACCAGAAATTTAACAACGCTTTATATCGTTTATTCAAATGCGCCGTATATCGGGCTTTTAGGTACGGTTGCGGGCATCATGGTGACCTTTTACGACATGGGTATGAGCGGCGGCATCGACACTAAAAGTATCATGGTCGGCCTATCTCTCGCACTAAAAGCAACCGCGCTAGGCCTCATCGTCGCGATACCGACGCTAATGATTTACAACGCGTTTATGAGAAAAGTGGACGTTTTAGTAAACCGCTACAAGGCTTCACGTGAGAATGCCTAA
- the fabI gene encoding enoyl-ACP reductase FabI — protein sequence MILKGKKGLIVGVANAKSIAYGIAEACHEQGAQMAFTYLNDALKKRVEPIAEEFGSKFVYELDVNNPAHLDGLADRIKADLGEIDFVVHAVAYAPKEALEGEFVNTSKEAFDIAMGTSVYSLLSLTRAVLPVLKEGGSVLTLTYLGGPKFVPHYNVMGVAKAALESSVRYLAHDLGARGIRVNAISAGPIKTLAASGIGDFRMILRYNEINAPLKRNVTTQDVGKSAMYLLSDLASGVTGEVHYVDCGYNIMGMGDVATDAEGNTILAWDAK from the coding sequence ATGATTTTAAAAGGGAAAAAGGGCCTCATCGTCGGCGTCGCTAACGCCAAATCTATCGCTTACGGCATCGCCGAAGCTTGTCACGAGCAGGGTGCGCAGATGGCGTTTACCTACCTAAACGACGCGCTGAAAAAACGCGTAGAGCCGATCGCGGAGGAGTTTGGGAGCAAATTCGTCTATGAGCTTGACGTAAACAACCCCGCTCACTTGGACGGTCTTGCGGATCGTATCAAAGCAGACCTTGGCGAGATAGATTTTGTCGTGCATGCCGTGGCTTATGCGCCAAAAGAAGCGCTAGAGGGCGAGTTCGTAAACACGAGCAAAGAAGCCTTTGATATCGCGATGGGCACGAGCGTGTATTCGCTACTAAGCCTTACTCGCGCGGTGCTGCCGGTGCTAAAAGAGGGTGGCTCGGTGCTAACTCTTACATATCTTGGCGGACCAAAATTTGTGCCACACTACAACGTTATGGGCGTTGCAAAAGCAGCGCTTGAAAGCTCCGTGCGCTATCTCGCTCACGATCTTGGCGCGCGCGGCATCCGCGTAAACGCTATCAGCGCGGGCCCTATCAAGACGCTTGCTGCAAGCGGTATCGGCGATTTTAGGATGATTTTACGCTACAACGAGATCAACGCGCCGCTCAAGCGCAACGTCACGACGCAAGACGTCGGCAAAAGCGCGATGTATCTACTCAGCGACCTTGCTAGCGGCGTGACCGGCGAGGTGCACTACGTCGACTGCGGCTACAACATCATGGGCATGGGCGACGTGGCTACCGACGCCGAGGGTAACACGATCTTAGCCTGGGACGCAAAATAA
- a CDS encoding TonB-dependent receptor domain-containing protein, whose product MSFNNVAKISFVAALAIGANAAENVTLSGVEVTSTGGGYGVDDVKISTRNAGILKDVMRDIPGVYVGGTNGMNQKIYMRGVSDRGLNITIDGAKQNGNTFHHNADLLIDPDLIKAVDVEVGSRSVVNGSGALGGSVAFKTVDAKDLLDDGEIIGAKIKTGYASNNSEFSQGLMIFTAPVEGLDFIAAINHKGYDYGKSGNKRKIGGDGNDLSYLLKLGYSFLDAHRISISREHNEFKGMYPMRAEFGSWYSDSNAVDNRKYERDTTTLKYEYKPSDLLNLDVTVYNTEHKKDDPVLKILGVKTNGINAKAKSIVETGTLTQTLRYGAEFYQSKNFNKPDNHYPEKVNNYSIYAEDALNFGSLTVTPGIRYTRHELKSYDGRAGNVKSYTYKFDEFTPALALDYEILKGLNAFASYARVFRGPDVMESMYASRAKNFEANKKLKATTGNSYETGLKYHGDINEASSYSLSAKYFMTKYKNLIVDNSSYKVGTPPNTTTIFKRINAGGADISGIELLARLNLDALSLAASYTHQKVKYKDRVANTEWGGYYTSNVIGYRDQGDKYTFNAEYAFSSIDTLIGYNLIYFASKNTISAGNSENAKIPSYAISDIYASYTPSSGKFKGLEINAGIYNLFNKTYASQSQRMADYTGNPNYVDWEPGRNFKINVSYKF is encoded by the coding sequence ATGAGTTTTAACAATGTTGCGAAAATTTCTTTCGTAGCGGCTCTAGCCATCGGTGCAAATGCCGCCGAAAACGTAACGCTAAGCGGCGTAGAAGTAACAAGCACCGGCGGCGGCTACGGCGTGGACGACGTAAAGATAAGCACTAGAAATGCAGGCATACTAAAAGACGTCATGCGCGATATTCCCGGCGTTTACGTAGGTGGCACGAACGGCATGAACCAAAAAATTTACATGAGGGGTGTGAGCGACCGCGGCTTAAATATCACGATCGACGGCGCGAAGCAAAACGGAAATACCTTTCACCACAACGCCGACTTGCTAATCGATCCGGATCTTATAAAAGCAGTCGATGTCGAGGTTGGCTCAAGATCAGTAGTAAACGGCTCGGGCGCGCTTGGCGGTTCGGTCGCCTTTAAAACGGTTGATGCAAAAGACTTGCTTGATGATGGTGAGATCATCGGCGCAAAGATAAAGACAGGATACGCCTCAAATAACAGCGAATTTTCTCAAGGCCTTATGATCTTTACCGCGCCGGTTGAAGGACTTGATTTTATAGCCGCTATTAATCACAAGGGCTACGACTACGGCAAAAGCGGCAACAAAAGAAAGATAGGCGGCGACGGCAATGACCTTAGCTATCTTTTAAAGCTTGGTTATAGCTTCCTTGATGCACATAGAATTTCTATCTCAAGAGAACATAATGAATTTAAAGGCATGTATCCAATGAGAGCCGAGTTTGGTAGCTGGTACAGCGATTCAAATGCTGTTGATAATCGTAAATATGAGCGAGATACGACGACGCTAAAATACGAGTATAAACCAAGTGATCTTCTAAATTTAGATGTAACGGTATACAACACTGAGCATAAAAAAGATGATCCGGTCTTAAAAATTTTAGGCGTAAAAACAAACGGTATAAATGCAAAGGCTAAGAGTATAGTCGAGACCGGCACTTTGACGCAGACGCTTAGATACGGCGCTGAGTTTTACCAAAGTAAAAATTTCAACAAACCAGACAATCACTACCCAGAAAAGGTAAATAACTACTCTATCTACGCAGAAGATGCGCTAAATTTTGGCTCACTAACCGTTACTCCTGGCATCAGATACACTCGCCACGAGCTAAAAAGCTACGATGGTAGAGCCGGAAACGTAAAGAGTTATACCTATAAATTTGATGAATTTACCCCAGCACTTGCACTTGATTATGAGATACTTAAAGGTCTTAACGCTTTTGCAAGCTATGCAAGAGTCTTTAGAGGGCCTGATGTCATGGAGTCTATGTATGCTAGTAGAGCAAAAAATTTTGAAGCAAATAAAAAGCTAAAAGCAACGACTGGCAATAGCTATGAAACCGGTCTTAAATATCATGGCGATATAAATGAAGCTAGCTCATATAGCTTATCTGCAAAATACTTCATGACAAAATATAAAAACTTAATCGTAGATAACAGCTCTTATAAAGTTGGAACGCCGCCAAATACAACAACTATTTTTAAACGTATAAATGCTGGTGGGGCTGATATAAGTGGTATCGAGCTACTTGCAAGGCTAAATTTAGACGCACTAAGCCTAGCTGCTAGCTACACTCACCAAAAGGTAAAATATAAAGATAGAGTTGCAAACACAGAATGGGGCGGATACTATACCTCAAACGTTATCGGTTACCGCGATCAGGGCGATAAATATACGTTTAACGCCGAGTATGCATTTTCTAGCATCGATACGCTAATAGGCTACAACCTAATCTACTTCGCTTCAAAAAATACCATATCAGCTGGCAATAGTGAAAATGCCAAGATACCAAGCTATGCAATTAGCGACATCTATGCTAGCTATACGCCAAGTAGCGGTAAATTTAAAGGGCTAGAGATAAATGCTGGAATTTACAACCTTTTTAATAAAACTTATGCTTCGCAGTCTCAAAGAATGGCTGATTATACAGGCAATCCAAACTACGTAGACTGGGAGCCGGGCAGAAACTTTAAGATTAACGTATCTTATAAATTTTAA
- a CDS encoding energy transducer TonB encodes MKTSLSRQQLNRRASFTGLGVSILLHSVLIGSFIKFYDELKPIPEEKSVKIALNTFTPPAAPLPPAPTPPAPPPPAPPAPPPPEPVVTPPEPPKPVEPPKPIEKPKPIEKPVEKPKPVEKPVEKPKPKPTPKPVKKPEPEPEQQVAQVAPPAQPSPPTPTPPAAQPSSAPSSNVKSNLPPSGAETVGEFNFATSAGDERFSKIQKAIQKHHKYPKRAQKMRHQGVVEVSFLYKKDGTVRDVKVIKSSGYETLDEAAVELINRAAPDFPTLDRDYVIKIPVSYKLT; translated from the coding sequence ATGAAAACTTCGCTATCACGACAACAACTGAATAGACGCGCCAGCTTTACGGGGCTTGGCGTTTCTATCCTGTTGCACTCCGTTCTCATCGGCTCTTTTATCAAATTTTACGACGAGCTAAAGCCGATCCCAGAGGAAAAAAGCGTCAAGATAGCGCTAAATACCTTTACGCCGCCAGCAGCTCCGCTCCCGCCGGCACCAACTCCGCCGGCCCCGCCGCCTCCGGCACCGCCTGCGCCTCCGCCGCCTGAACCTGTCGTCACGCCGCCGGAGCCACCAAAACCGGTTGAGCCGCCTAAGCCGATAGAAAAACCAAAACCAATAGAAAAACCGGTAGAGAAACCAAAACCCGTAGAAAAGCCGGTTGAAAAGCCAAAGCCTAAACCTACGCCAAAACCGGTCAAAAAGCCTGAGCCTGAGCCGGAACAGCAAGTCGCGCAGGTAGCACCGCCCGCACAGCCATCGCCGCCTACTCCTACGCCGCCCGCGGCACAGCCAAGTAGCGCTCCAAGCTCGAATGTAAAATCAAATTTACCGCCTAGCGGAGCGGAAACGGTCGGGGAATTTAACTTCGCGACATCAGCCGGCGACGAGAGATTTTCTAAAATCCAAAAGGCGATACAAAAGCATCACAAATATCCTAAACGTGCGCAAAAAATGCGCCATCAGGGCGTAGTAGAGGTTAGCTTTTTGTATAAAAAAGACGGCACCGTCCGCGACGTAAAGGTGATAAAAAGCTCAGGCTATGAGACGCTAGACGAGGCCGCGGTCGAGCTCATAAACCGCGCCGCGCCGGACTTTCCGACACTTGATCGCGACTACGTCATAAAAATCCCGGTTAGTTACAAACTCACGTAA
- a CDS encoding tetratricopeptide repeat protein — MRNLLLALIGLLFVGCAASSGGSSFSSDNPDYDFNKRAIGVLKPKCESGNYSACNDLAISYQNLQDHKTAIKYYERACGNNYQPACTNLANMYQTGLGVSKDANKALEIYNASCANGGAYSCYYLGEFYRSNADGKEPDYANAMSAYDRGCKLGDVPCCTNTAVLYEHGLGVAQDETKARSIYRSACFSGDTSACDNLKRMGRKR, encoded by the coding sequence ATGAGAAATTTACTTCTTGCCTTGATCGGGCTTTTGTTTGTAGGGTGCGCGGCTTCAAGCGGCGGCAGCAGCTTCTCTAGCGACAACCCGGACTATGACTTTAACAAGCGTGCCATAGGCGTGTTAAAACCGAAATGCGAAAGTGGCAACTACTCCGCGTGCAACGATCTTGCCATCAGCTATCAAAACCTGCAAGATCACAAAACAGCTATAAAATACTATGAAAGAGCGTGCGGCAACAACTATCAGCCTGCTTGCACAAACCTTGCCAACATGTATCAAACCGGGCTTGGCGTAAGCAAAGACGCAAATAAAGCCCTTGAAATCTACAACGCCTCTTGCGCGAACGGCGGCGCGTATTCATGCTACTATCTGGGCGAGTTTTACCGCTCAAACGCCGACGGCAAGGAGCCTGACTACGCAAACGCTATGTCGGCCTACGATAGAGGCTGCAAACTAGGCGACGTGCCGTGCTGCACAAACACAGCCGTACTTTACGAGCACGGACTAGGCGTAGCGCAGGATGAAACAAAAGCTAGAAGCATCTACCGCTCGGCGTGTTTTAGCGGCGACACCTCCGCATGCGACAACCTAAAAAGAATGGGCAGAAAACGCTAA
- a CDS encoding triose-phosphate isomerase: protein MRFLANLKCNHTRASFAKYAEILDANLSANDDVTVFPPFSALDGAAHKFKLGAQNFYPCESGAHTGEIGKAMLDEFGVKSVLIGHSERRELGESEELLRAKFDFAAKAGWQIVYCIGENLSVNEAGRTKEFLAGQLKNIDLGYEQLLIAYEPIWAIGTGKSAGTEQIEEILNFIREQTSAPLLYGGSVNVANIGGIAGIANCDGVLVGTASWDASKFLELIRVVS, encoded by the coding sequence GTGAGGTTTTTAGCAAATTTAAAGTGCAATCACACGAGAGCTAGCTTTGCTAAATACGCTGAAATTTTAGACGCAAATTTAAGCGCAAACGACGACGTGACGGTATTTCCTCCGTTTAGCGCGCTTGATGGTGCGGCTCATAAATTTAAACTCGGCGCGCAAAATTTCTACCCGTGCGAAAGCGGCGCTCACACCGGCGAGATTGGTAAGGCGATGCTAGATGAATTTGGCGTAAAAAGCGTGCTGATCGGGCACTCCGAACGACGCGAGCTAGGCGAGAGCGAGGAGCTTTTGCGCGCTAAATTCGATTTTGCCGCAAAGGCTGGCTGGCAGATCGTCTACTGTATCGGCGAAAATTTGAGCGTGAATGAAGCGGGGCGCACGAAAGAGTTTTTGGCAGGGCAGCTAAAAAATATCGACCTTGGCTACGAGCAGCTGCTGATCGCCTACGAGCCAATTTGGGCGATAGGCACTGGCAAAAGTGCTGGCACGGAGCAGATCGAGGAGATTTTAAATTTCATCCGTGAGCAGACGAGCGCGCCGCTACTTTACGGAGGCAGCGTAAATGTCGCAAATATCGGCGGGATAGCGGGAATCGCGAACTGTGATGGAGTACTAGTAGGTACGGCGAGCTGGGACGCTTCGAAGTTTTTGGAGCTTATACGCGTTGTCTCGTGA
- a CDS encoding FAD-dependent oxidoreductase, which translates to MKNYDIIVIGFGKAGKTLAAKAANLGKKVAVIEKSAQMYGGTCINVGCIPTKKLVNLSKEAKYVNNNVAGEYFALSVEKKDKLISALRAKNFAMLDSNENIDVINGTAKFIDKNSIEVSAADGSKSVFTAPTIVINTGSINEKPSFEVSSNLAYDSTGILNLKTLPKHLAVVGGGYIGLEFASMFAEFGSKVTIVARSGVLKNEDKDVKESVKTLLQTQGIDILEGCEVKNLKDGTLNFAQNGEAKSLDADAFLLATGRVAATAELNLSAAGVQTDAKGNVLVNEFLQTAQPHIYAVGDVRGGELFTYTSLDDFRIVFDKLFGAGKRSTLNRSPHASALFTETPLASIGLSEKRAAAQNLDFKVLKLALAAVPGAKVVGNETGFLKAIVEAKSGKILGAAFHCVYANELINEIAVAMALGAGADFFKNQIFTHPSISEALNDLFGQF; encoded by the coding sequence ATGAAAAACTACGATATCATAGTCATCGGCTTTGGCAAGGCCGGCAAAACTCTCGCCGCAAAAGCCGCAAATTTAGGCAAAAAGGTCGCCGTGATCGAAAAATCGGCGCAGATGTACGGCGGCACGTGCATAAACGTCGGCTGCATCCCGACTAAAAAGCTAGTAAATTTAAGCAAAGAGGCAAAATACGTCAATAATAACGTCGCAGGCGAGTATTTCGCGCTTAGCGTAGAAAAGAAAGACAAGCTAATCTCCGCGCTTAGAGCCAAAAATTTCGCGATGCTTGATAGTAATGAAAACATCGACGTAATAAACGGCACGGCTAAATTTATAGATAAAAATAGCATAGAAGTCTCGGCCGCAGACGGCTCAAAAAGCGTATTTACCGCGCCGACGATCGTCATAAATACGGGCTCGATTAACGAAAAACCAAGCTTTGAGGTAAGCTCAAATTTAGCTTACGACAGCACGGGGATTTTAAACCTAAAAACGCTTCCAAAGCACCTAGCGGTCGTGGGCGGCGGATACATCGGGCTTGAGTTTGCCTCGATGTTTGCCGAGTTTGGATCAAAAGTCACTATCGTAGCTCGCTCGGGCGTGCTAAAAAACGAGGACAAGGACGTAAAAGAGAGCGTAAAAACGCTACTACAAACGCAAGGGATCGATATTTTAGAGGGCTGCGAAGTTAAAAATTTAAAAGACGGTACGCTAAATTTCGCCCAAAACGGCGAAGCAAAAAGCCTTGACGCGGACGCGTTTTTACTAGCGACCGGACGAGTAGCTGCGACTGCGGAGCTAAATTTGAGCGCGGCCGGCGTACAAACGGACGCCAAGGGAAACGTGCTAGTAAACGAGTTTTTACAAACCGCACAGCCGCATATCTACGCAGTAGGCGACGTTCGGGGCGGCGAGCTTTTCACGTACACGAGCCTAGATGATTTTCGCATCGTATTCGACAAGCTTTTTGGCGCGGGCAAACGCAGCACTCTAAACCGCTCTCCTCACGCTAGCGCCCTTTTTACCGAGACTCCGCTAGCTAGCATCGGACTAAGCGAAAAACGAGCCGCGGCGCAAAATTTAGACTTTAAAGTCCTAAAACTCGCGCTAGCCGCGGTCCCGGGCGCAAAGGTAGTCGGCAACGAAACGGGATTTTTAAAAGCGATCGTGGAGGCAAAAAGTGGCAAAATTTTGGGCGCGGCGTTTCACTGCGTTTACGCAAACGAGCTTATCAACGAGATTGCCGTCGCGATGGCCCTTGGCGCAGGCGCTGATTTTTTCAAAAATCAGATTTTCACCCATCCTAGCATCAGCGAAGCGTTAAACGACCTGTTTGGACAATTTTAA
- a CDS encoding type II secretion system protein, whose product MEISALLNQLGYNENDATTAQVKRILNNCDGLNLSSIITLNDHLKPLGSFVAMSGSEDVFKIKNAGKTPDAQSDALDVIENWAEKNKISIKRVNENTHYILGKNI is encoded by the coding sequence ATGGAAATTTCAGCTCTTTTAAACCAACTAGGCTACAACGAAAACGACGCGACCACCGCGCAAGTTAAGCGCATCCTAAACAACTGCGACGGGTTAAATTTAAGCAGTATAATCACGCTAAACGACCACCTAAAGCCGCTCGGTAGCTTCGTCGCGATGAGCGGCAGCGAGGACGTGTTTAAGATAAAAAACGCGGGCAAAACGCCAGACGCGCAAAGCGACGCGCTAGACGTGATCGAAAACTGGGCTGAAAAAAACAAAATAAGCATAAAAAGAGTAAATGAAAATACTCACTACATACTAGGAAAAAACATATGA
- a CDS encoding NADH:flavin oxidoreductase/NADH oxidase, with product MQSLLFAPLKIGDLQIKNRIVMPPMCMYKAKNENGCPRCFHRLHYAARALGGVGLIIVEATAVEPRGRITSRDLGLWNDEQLEAHARLVKECVKYGAAMAVQLAHAGRKSECDGLIAPSAVKFSESYKTPRQMSADDIVAVKQAFVQAAIRAEHAGYAATEIHAAHGYLISEFLSPGINLRDDEYGGSFENRTRFLKEILSEIKAAVKIPVGVRISADSWVKGDWSLEDSVRLAKELEALGAAFIHVSAGGFFERTDSAPAFTPLYQAGYAKAVKQAVSIPVIAVGLITKASEGEALLLGGVCDAVAYGRELLRNPNFAQAAMSELRCSELIENSYKRAFK from the coding sequence ATGCAAAGCTTGCTTTTTGCGCCGCTAAAAATCGGCGATCTGCAGATCAAAAACCGCATCGTGATGCCGCCGATGTGTATGTATAAGGCCAAAAACGAAAACGGCTGCCCTAGGTGCTTTCACCGCCTGCACTACGCCGCACGGGCGCTAGGAGGCGTCGGGCTCATCATCGTCGAAGCTACGGCGGTCGAGCCTAGGGGCAGGATCACGAGCCGCGATCTGGGGCTATGGAACGACGAGCAGCTAGAGGCGCACGCCAGACTCGTCAAAGAGTGCGTCAAATACGGCGCCGCAATGGCCGTCCAGCTCGCGCACGCTGGCAGAAAAAGCGAGTGCGATGGCCTGATCGCGCCTAGTGCGGTAAAATTTAGCGAGAGTTACAAAACGCCGCGTCAAATGAGCGCGGACGATATTGTTGCAGTCAAGCAAGCTTTTGTTCAGGCTGCGATCAGAGCCGAGCATGCAGGATACGCCGCGACCGAGATCCACGCCGCGCACGGTTATCTCATCAGCGAATTTCTCTCACCTGGGATCAATCTGCGAGACGACGAATACGGCGGGAGCTTTGAAAATCGCACGAGATTTTTAAAAGAAATTTTAAGCGAGATAAAAGCCGCGGTAAAAATCCCCGTCGGCGTGCGCATAAGCGCGGATAGCTGGGTGAAGGGCGACTGGAGCCTAGAAGATAGCGTGCGGCTAGCAAAGGAGCTCGAGGCTTTGGGCGCGGCGTTTATCCACGTCTCGGCGGGCGGATTTTTTGAGCGCACGGATAGCGCGCCTGCGTTTACTCCGCTTTATCAGGCTGGCTACGCTAAGGCCGTAAAGCAGGCCGTTAGCATCCCAGTGATCGCGGTTGGACTCATCACAAAGGCGTCCGAGGGCGAGGCACTGCTACTAGGTGGCGTTTGCGACGCGGTGGCCTACGGCAGAGAGCTGCTGCGAAATCCAAATTTCGCGCAGGCTGCGATGAGCGAGTTGAGGTGTTCTGAGCTGATAGAAAACTCGTATAAGAGGGCTTTTAAGTAA
- the prfB gene encoding peptide chain release factor 2, whose product MDNYEYTELLKTLSTKVENIAGVVKPESIKARLKEIQELENDQNFWQDIAKAGAIGKEKTKISNILNNFLNAKSAVDDAKDLYELANSENDEETINSLFAEAGELEDKIVNLEISMLLSGEDDGKNAIVTIHPGAGGTESNDWASMLYRMYLRFCEREGFKVETLDFQEGEEAGLKDVSFIVKGVNAYGYLKAENGIHRLVRTSPFDSAGRRHTSFTSVMVSPEIDDDIEIEIDEKDLKIDTYRAGGAGGQHVNKTESAVRITHAPTGIVVQCQNDRSQHKNKATAMKMLKSRLYELELMKQQEAAGSIEKSEIGWGHQIRSYVLFPYQQVKDNRSGEAYSQTDAILDGDIKKLIEGVLVSQKSIN is encoded by the coding sequence TTGGATAATTACGAATACACGGAACTTCTAAAAACCCTAAGCACGAAAGTAGAAAATATCGCTGGTGTCGTAAAGCCCGAGAGTATAAAAGCTCGCCTAAAAGAGATCCAGGAGCTAGAAAACGATCAAAATTTCTGGCAAGATATCGCAAAAGCGGGTGCCATCGGTAAGGAAAAAACGAAAATTTCAAATATCCTAAACAACTTCCTAAACGCCAAAAGCGCCGTAGACGACGCAAAGGATCTATACGAGCTGGCAAACTCGGAAAACGACGAAGAGACGATAAATTCACTCTTTGCCGAGGCTGGCGAGTTAGAGGATAAGATAGTAAATTTAGAGATTTCTATGCTGCTTAGCGGCGAGGACGACGGCAAAAACGCCATCGTCACCATCCACCCGGGCGCGGGCGGTACGGAGAGCAACGACTGGGCGAGCATGCTATACCGCATGTACCTGCGCTTTTGCGAGCGCGAGGGCTTTAAGGTCGAAACCCTGGACTTCCAAGAGGGCGAAGAAGCCGGACTAAAAGACGTAAGTTTTATCGTTAAAGGCGTAAACGCCTACGGCTATCTAAAGGCCGAAAACGGTATCCACCGCTTAGTACGAACCAGCCCGTTTGATAGCGCGGGTCGCCGACACACGAGCTTTACTAGCGTGATGGTAAGCCCGGAGATCGATGACGACATCGAGATAGAAATCGACGAAAAAGATCTAAAAATCGACACCTACCGCGCAGGCGGAGCGGGCGGTCAGCACGTAAATAAAACAGAGTCTGCCGTACGCATCACTCACGCGCCTACTGGCATCGTCGTGCAGTGTCAAAACGACCGCAGCCAGCACAAAAACAAAGCCACCGCGATGAAAATGCTAAAATCACGCCTGTATGAGCTAGAGCTAATGAAGCAGCAAGAAGCCGCCGGCAGTATCGAAAAAAGCGAGATCGGCTGGGGTCACCAGATCCGCTCATACGTGCTTTTCCCGTATCAGCAGGTCAAAGATAACCGCAGCGGAGAGGCGTATAGCCAAACCGACGCGATACTAGACGGCGATATAAAAAAGCTCATCGAGGGCGTTTTGGTAAGTCAAAAAAGTATAAACTAG
- a CDS encoding DUF2625 family protein yields MGLQVTTRSPMEALAYVSGSIVIDGNWLCVLGSGCEQVKRGIYGFNLGKSFSEAGQMPRYLLVADDVLGEFFAINGGAFGGKAVNVFCCAQDSGKWEYTQP; encoded by the coding sequence TTGGGGCTTCAGGTAACTACTCGCTCGCCGATGGAAGCGCTTGCTTATGTGAGCGGCAGCATCGTGATAGACGGCAATTGGCTGTGCGTGCTTGGCTCAGGATGCGAGCAGGTGAAGCGTGGAATTTACGGTTTTAATCTTGGCAAGAGTTTTAGCGAGGCAGGGCAGATGCCTAGATATTTGCTAGTAGCAGACGATGTTTTGGGCGAATTTTTCGCGATAAACGGCGGCGCTTTCGGTGGCAAAGCTGTCAATGTCTTTTGCTGCGCGCAAGATAGTGGCAAATGGGAATATACGCAGCCTTAG
- the exbD gene encoding TonB system transport protein ExbD — MPKKEGLNVIPLIDIMLVLLAIVLSISTFIAQGHIKIDLPNSESAEKKQDENDKIAVLINKDNEFFIGEDKIAEENLKEKLNEIKNETLIELKSDKESKFDSFIKVIDILKEKNHENFAITTTTE, encoded by the coding sequence ATGCCTAAAAAAGAGGGATTAAACGTAATCCCACTCATAGATATTATGCTCGTTTTGCTAGCCATCGTACTTAGCATTTCGACTTTTATCGCTCAAGGCCATATCAAAATCGATCTGCCAAACAGCGAAAGCGCGGAAAAAAAGCAAGACGAAAACGATAAAATCGCCGTTTTAATTAATAAAGATAATGAATTTTTTATAGGCGAAGATAAAATCGCCGAGGAAAATTTAAAAGAAAAGCTAAACGAGATAAAAAACGAAACGTTAATAGAACTCAAAAGCGATAAAGAGAGCAAATTCGACTCGTTTATCAAGGTTATCGACATATTAAAAGAAAAAAATCATGAAAACTTCGCTATCACGACAACAACTGAATAG